In Anaerolineae bacterium, the sequence GGATTTTAGAATGAGTGTAACAGACCCTATTGCTGATACCTTAACTCGAATTAGAAATGCCGGTATTGCGCGGCACCCGCAAGTGGCTATGCCTACCTCTAAAATGCGGGAGGCGCTGGCCAAGATTCTGAAAGAGGAAGGTTTTATCAACGATTATGAAGTTCTACCTGGCAAGGTCACCTCTACGTTGTTGATTCACCTTAAATACACGCGCGACCGCCATCCGCAATCAGTTATTGCGGGCTTGCAGCGGGTGAGCAAACCGGGCCGACGGGTTTACTGCAAAAGGCAGGATATCCCGTGGGTGAGAAGCGG encodes:
- the rpsH gene encoding 30S ribosomal protein S8, which translates into the protein MSVTDPIADTLTRIRNAGIARHPQVAMPTSKMREALAKILKEEGFINDYEVLPGKVTSTLLIHLKYTRDRHPQSVIAGLQRVSKPGRRVYCKRQDIPWVRSGLGVAILSTPKGVMTGRQARREGVGGEVLCYVW